The nucleotide window ACAACATTCTGATTCAGGGTGCGGGCCATGCGGCGTTGATCGATAGTGGGTATTGCACGCATGCGGAGCAGACCCTGGCGCTGGTAGGCCACGCACTGCAAGAGCGCCCGCTGGATCTGCTGCTCAACACCCATTTGCACAGCGATCACTGTGGCGGCAATGCTGCGTTGCAGGCCGCCTATCCCATGCTGCAGACACTGATTCCACCGGGCCACGCGGAGCAGGTGCGCGTGTGGGACGCTAGCGCGCTGACGTATGAAGCGACAGGGCAGCAATGCCCGCGCTTTCGTTTTGATGCGACGTTGCAGCCTGGCACCGAGATCGACCTGGGCGGAACGCCGTGGCAGATCCATGTAGCACCCGGGCATGACCCGCATTCAGTGATTCTGTTCGAGCCCGCCAGTCGCACGCTGGTCTCTGCCGATGCTTTGTGGGAACGGGGTTTTGGTGTGGTGTTCCCGGAGCTGGACGGACAGGACGCGTTTGACGAGGTGGCTGCGACGCTGGATGTGATCGAACGCCTGCAGCCCGCGCTGGTGATTCCCGGCCACGGCGCACCGTTTGCCGACGCGCCCACGGCCATTGCTTTTGCACGCCAGCGCCTCAATGGTTTTGTGCAAAACCCGGCTAAACACCTGCAGTACGCCGCCAAGGTGTTGCTCAAGTTCAAGCTGCTGGAGCAGCAGCAGATGGAACAGGACGCGCTGCTGGCCTGGGCCCAGGGCACACCGTATTTCGCCACCACCTTTGCCAAGCACTTTGCCAGCCAGCCGTTTGCAGAGGCCGCGGGCCAACTGGTGCAGGACCTGGTGCGCTCGGGCGCTGCCACGGTGCAGGGCACGGTGGTGTACAACGCCTGAAGGAGAGAGCCCACCATGCCCGTGACCAAATCATCCCGCGCCCTGGTAGACGAAGCCACGGCGCAGATCACCACCTACTCGGTGGCCCAGGTGCTGCAGCGCTTGCAAGACCCCAAAGTGCAACTGGTGGATATCCGTGATCCGCGCGAGCTGCAGGACGGTACCGCGCTGAACGCCTTCCCCGTACCGCGCGGCCTGCTGGAGTTCTGGGTCGACCCTGCGTCGCCATACCATAAGCCGATTTTTGCGGATGACTCCAAGGAGTTCATCCTGTTCTGCGCCCTGGGCTGGCGCAGCGCGCTGGCCACCAAGACGCTGCAGGATATGGGGATGACCAATGTGGCCCATATCGAAGGCGGCTACATCGCCTGGGTGGAGCAGGGCGGCCCGACGGAAACGCTGGAGCAGCAAAAAGCGCGGCGCGCAGCCAAGGCATGAAGACACTGGCTTTGGACAAGCCTTGCCCGTGTGGACGTGTGGGCGCCAAACCAAAGGCACTGGCGTATAGCGAATGTTGCGGGCGTTGGATCGAGACAGACACTCCAGCCCCTGATGCCGAGAGCCTGATGCGCAGCCGTTACGGCGCGTTTGTGCTGGAGCGCGAAGCGTATTTGCTGTCGACCTGGCACCCAGGCAATCGCCCTGGCGGTGTGGAGTTTGAACCCGGTGTGAAATGGCTGGGGCTGGATGTGCGCAGCCATACGCTGCGGGGCGCAGATCATGCGCAGGTGGAGTTTGTGGCGCGCCAAAAGCCTGCCACCGGCGCCGCAGTGCGATTACATGAGCGCAGCCGATTTGTACGGGAAAACGGTCGCTGGCTGTACGTGGATGGAGATGCCTTGTGAAATTTGATGCGGTGTTGTTTGACTGTGATGGTGTGCTGGTGGACAGCGAGCCCATTACCAACGGCGTGTTGCGTGACATGCTGCAGGACCTGGGCTGGACACTCACATTGCAGGAGTGCATGGATGTGTTTGTGGGCAAGGCCGTGAAGGACGAGATTGCCCAGATCGAGGCGCGCACGGGCAAACCGCTGCCCCCTGAATGGATGGCGGAGTTCCGCACACGCCGAAATGCCGCGCTGATGGAGCGGGCCCAGCCCATTCCGAATGTGCTGCCCGCCGTGCAGCAGATCCATGCTGCCTATGGCGGGCGCATCGCCTGCGCCTCGGGTGCCGACCTGCCAAAGGTGCTGATGCAAATGGGTAAGACGCAACTGTTGCCGTTCTTCGAAGGTTTTGTGTTCAGTGGGCACGACCTGCCACGTTCCAAGCCCTTCCCCGATGTGTACCTGGCCGCTGCGGCCGCACTGGGGGTGGACGCAGCGCGCTGCGCGGTGGTGGAAGACACCGTCACCGGCATCGCCGCAGGTGTGGCGGCCGGGGCCACGGTATTTGGCTACGCACCCCAGGGCCAAAGGGATGTTTTGCTGGCGGCGGGCGCCTCCCAGGTGTTTGCCGACATGACGGAGTTGCCCGGGTTACTGGTCTGAAATCTGCCACAATTGACGTTTACGTAAACGTCAACTCTCAAACCAACTTTTGGGGTGTCCATGCCGGTTCTGGAAACCAAACTCAATGCCCGCTCTGCGGACTTTGTGGCCAACGCCACGGCCATGCGTGCGCTGGTGGCCGACCTGAATGCACAAACCAGCAAAGCTGCACTGGGTGGCGGCGAGGCGGCTCGTGCCAAACACACAGCCCGCGGCAAGCTGCTGCCGCGTGACCGCGTGCAGATGCTGCTGGACCCCGGCACGCCGTTTCTGGAACTCTCCCCGCTGGCCGCGCTGGCCATGTATCCGGACCGTGATGGAACCGACAGTGCGCCTTGCGCGGGTGTGATCGCCGGTATCGGTCGTGTGTCGGGCGTGGACTGCATGATCGTGTGCAACGACGCCACCGTGAAGGGCGGCACCTATTACCCGCTCACCGTCAAAAAGCACTTGCGCGCCCAGGAAGTGGCGGCGCAGAACAACCTGCCTTGTATTTATCTGGTGGACTCGGGTGGCGCGAATCTGCCGAACCAGGACGAGGTGTTCCCCGACCGCGACCACTTCGGCCGCATCTTCTTCAACCAGGCGAATATGAGCGCGCAGGGTATTGCGCAGATCGCCGTGGTCATGGGCTCGTGCACGGCAGGCGGTGCCTACGTGCCCGCCATGAGCGACGAGACCATCATCGTGAAGAACCAGGGCACGATTTTCCTGGGCGGCCCACCGCTGGTGAAGGCTGCCACGGGCGAGGTGGTGACTGCGGAAGACCTGGGTGGCGGCGACGTGCACACGCGCCTGTCCGGTGTGGCTGATCATCTGGCGCAGAACGACCTGCATGCGCTGGCACTGGCGCGTGAAGCCATTGCGCATTTGAATAGAAACAAGCCACAAAGTCTTGTCACACAAGCGCCGGTAGCTCCCAAATTCGCAGCAGACGAGTTGTATGGCGTGATTCCGACGGATACGCGCAAGCCGTTTGACGTGCGCGAAATCATTGCCCGCATCGTGGACGACTCGGAGCTGCACGAGTTCAAGCCGCGCTACGGTGCCACACTGGTCTGTGGCTTTGCCCACATCGAAGGCATGCCGGTGGGCATCATCGCCAACAACGGCATTTTGTTTTCCGAGTCGGCCTTGAAGGGGGCGCACTTTATCGAGCTGTGCTGCCAGCGCAAGATTCCGCTGGTATTCCTGCAGAACATCACCGGCTTCATGGTCGGCCGCAAATACGAGAACGAAGGCATTGCGCGCAACGGTGCCAAGATGGTCACTGCTGTGGCCACGGCCCAGGTGCCCAAGTTCACCATCATCATCGGCGGCAGCTTTGGTGCGGGCAACTACGGCATGTGCGGCCGCGCTTACAGCCCACGCTTCCTCTGGATGTGGCCTAACGCGCGCATCTCGGTGATGGGTGGCGAACAGGCTGCGAGCGTATTGGCCACGGTCAAGCGCGACGGCATCGAAGGCAAGGGCGGCGCCTGGAGTGCGGACGAAGAAGAGGCGTTCAAGGCGCCGATCCGCCAGCAATACGAAGTGCAGGGCCACCCCTATTTCGCCACGGCGCGCCTGTGGGACGACGGCATTATTGACCCCGCCGACACGCGCCGCGTCCTGGCGCTGGGGCTGTCTGCCTCGCTCAACGCGCCTATCCCGGAAACCAAATTCGGCGTGTTCCGCATGTAGCTTGCCGCCATGGATGCGCGCGCCCATTTCCTCACACTGGCCCGGTACAACGGCTGGGCCACGCGGCGCCTGCTGGTGGCGCTGGAGCCCGTGTCAGACGCACAGTACCGTGCCGATGCGGGCCTGTTTTTCAAATCCATCCACGGCACGCTGAACCACCTGCTGGTGGCCGAACACCAACTGTGGTTCAGGCGCTTTGCCGAAGGCCTGTCGCCCACGGTGGCGCTGAATGCCGAGGTGGAGCCGGACCGCACGCGCCTGGCCGCGGCCTTACAAGACGGCGCACTGCGCTGGGAGGCGTTGATCGCCACCTGGCAGGACACGGTGTGGGACGGTGCGCTGAACTACACCAATATGCGCGGTCAGCCGCAAAGCCTGCCGTTTGCAGCCACGCTGGCCCATGTGTTCAACCACGCTACGCACCACCGCGGCCAGATAACCGCAGCACTCACGGCGTTGGGCCATGCCAGCCCGGAGCTGGATATGGTTTATCTGTTGCAGGGGCAGGTCCCATGAAACGAATACGCGCATCACTGTGCGGGCTTGCCGTGTTGTGCGCGCTGTCTGCAGTCGCGCAGACCGAAGCGACACCGGCGACGGCAGAGATTGTCATGGCGCAAGACCTGCGCGAAGAGATACAGCACTTGCCGGTGACGGTGAAGGACCTGTATGGCCGGCAGGAAACGCGGCAGATTCCCGTGACCATCTTCCGCCCGCAGGGCAATGGCCCGTTCCCGCTGGTGATCATGAACCATGGCCGGGCTGTGAGTGAGAAGCGCGCGCAACAGGGCCGCCAACGGTATGAAAATCTGGCGCGTTACCTGGTGGACAAGGGTTTTGTGGTGTTTGTGCCCACACGCGTGGGCTATGGTGAAACTTATGGTGATTTCGACCCCGAAAGCTCAGGCAATTGCAATGCCTTGCGCCTGGAGCCCATGACCCTGGCGGCCTCGGACCAGGTGCTGGCGACGCTGGCTTGGGCGCAAACGCTGCCTTATGTAGATGCCCGGCGTTGGCTGGTGATGGGCCAGTCGGTGGGAGGCTTAACCACGGTGGCGACGGTCACGCGCAATCCGCCGGGGCTGGTCGGCGCCATCAATTTCGCCGGCGGTACCGGGGGCGATCCTGACAAGCACACCGGCCAGCCCTGCTCGCCCCAGGCCACCGAACGCCTGTGGCTGGACAAGGCGTCGGGTGCCAAGGTGCCTATGCTGTGGCTGTACTGGGCCAATGACAAATACTGGGGTGAGGCTACTCCGAAGCGCTGGCACAACGCTTGGGTCAGTGGTGGCGGTGCGGCCGAATTTCACACCCTGCCCGCAGCAGGCACGGATGGACACAGCGGCCTGTTGATTGACATGGACACCTGGGTACCCCTGGTGGAGCAGTACCTGCGCAAAGTGGGCTTTGCCACATCGGGCGTGATTGTCCGGCCACTGGCCACCGCGTATGCGAGAGTGGACGAAGCGGACAAAGTGCCGGTCAACAAAGCGACGCAAGACGGCCTGTACCGCAAGTTCCTGGAGGCCAAGACGCCACGCGCATTTGCAGTGGGCAAGAAGGGCTCTTCGGGGTATGCCACCGGCGACTGGGCCATTGGCCGCGCCATCGGGTTTTGCCAGGCCCGCAGGGGCGACAGCTGCAAGCTGTACGCCGTAGACGATCAAGTGGTGTGGACCAAAGATTAGGGCCCATCGGATATTCAAACAAGGATTGTTATGTTTACAAAAATTCTGATTGCCAACCGTGGGGAGATTGCCTGCCGCGTCGCTGCAACTGCCAGGCGCTTGGCCATCAAGACTGTCGCTGTGTATTCGGATGCTGACGCGAGCGCCAAACACGTTGCAGCCTGCGATGAGTCTGTGCACATCGGCGGTAGCGCGCCCAAAGACAGCTACCTGCGTTGGGAAAAAATCATTGACGCTGCCAAAGCGACGGGCGCGCAGGCGATCCACCCCGGCTACGGTTTCCTGAGCGAGAATGAAGAGTTCGCGCAGGCCTGCGCCAAAGCCGGGCTGGTGTTCATCGGGCCGCCTGCATCTGCGATTTTGGCGATGGGCCTCAAGGCCGAGTCCAAACAGTTGATGGAAAAAGCCGGCGTGCCGCTGGTGCCGGGTTACCACGCGGCGGACCAGGACGCTGCATTGCTGCAGCGCGAGGCCGACCGTATTGGTTACCCCGTGCTGATCAAGGCCAGCGCCGGTGGTGGTGGCAAGGGGATGCGTGCGGTGGATAAGGCAGAAGACTTCGCCGCCGCACTGGCCAGTTGCAAGCGCGAAGCGATCAACAGCTTTGGCGATGACGCGGTGCTGATCGAAAAATACGTGCAACGCCCGCGCCATATCGAGATCCAGGTGTTTGGCGATACGCATGGCAACTACGTCTACCTGTTCGAGCGCGATTGCTCGGTGCAGCGCCGCCACCAGAAGGTGCTGGAAGAAGCGCCTGCGCCCGGCATGACCGAAGCCTTCCGCCAACAGATGGGCGAAGCCGCGGTGGCTGCGGCGCGCGCGGTGAACTACGTGGGTGCGGGCACAGTTGAATTCATCGTCGAGCAAAAGCCAGATGGCAGCATGACCTTCTTCTTTATGGAGATGAACACGCGCCTGCAGGTGGAGCACCCGGTAACGGAGGCGATCACCCGGCAGGATCTGGTGGAGTGGCAACTGCGCGTCGCATCCGGCGAGAAGCTGCCTTTGCAGCAAAGCGAATTGAAGATTCAGGGCCACGCCATCGAAGCGCGCATCTGCGCCGAGAACCCCGACAACAACTTCCTGCCCGCCACAGGAACGCTGCATGTCTACGGCCTGCCGGAGCATGTGACGTTTGAGCGCGCTCCTCATGCTGCGCGCGTGGACTCGGGTGTGCGTCAGGGCGACACCATCAGCCCCTTTTACGACTCCATGGTCGCCAAGCTGATCGTGCACGGAGCGACCCGCGAGGAGGCGCTGGCGCGCATGGACGCGGCGCTGGCGCAAACCCATATCGTCGGCCTGGCGACCAATGTGCAGTTCCTGCGCCATGTGGTGACCAGCCCGTCGTTTGCCCAGGCCAATCTGGACACGGCACTGATCCCGCGCGAGGCGGCGGTGCTGTTCCAGCAGGAACGTGTGGGCCTGGCGCTGGCCGCTGCCGCCGATGTGGCGCGTACGCTGCTGGACGAGCGTGCCACCGAAGGCGCAGACCCCTTCAGCAAGACCGACGGCTGGCGCAGCCATGGCGTATTTGCGCGCCGTTTTGCGTTTGACTTCCATGGCGAGACGGTGCAGTCGGTGCTGAGCTACCTGCACGATGGTGCGCTGCACCTGACCGTGGGCCCGCATGCGGGCGTGTTGCAGTTTGCCGCAGCCGGTGACGCCATCAATGTGCAGTTTGCAGACCAGCGCACGCTCGCCGCTGTGTATCGAAAAGGCGAGGTAGCCCACGTCCATACTGCGCAAGGCGCTACACAAATCATAGCGATTGACCTGCTGGCACACGCCGGTGAAGCGCAGGCGGAAGGCGGACGCCTGACCGCTCCCATGCCGGGCAAGGTCGTGTCGTTTGCGGTGAAGGCCGGCGACCCGGTCAAGAAAGGCCAGGCGCTGGCGGTGATGGAGGCCATGAAGATGGAGCACACCATTGCAGCGCCCGCCGACGGCGTGGTGGCTGAGCTGCTGTTTGCGCCGGGTGAGCAGGTCACCGAAGGCGCGGAGCTACTGCGTCTGGACACCGCTACTCAATAATTCTGCATTCCAATCAACTCCGTTCAGACTGAGCCTGTCGAAGCCCTGCAGCCCTTCGACAAGCTCAGGGTGAACGGATGGTGTGTAAAGCGAAAATGTCCACTATGAAGATCATTTATTTCAGCCCGGACAAAGACGGCGGGACCTGGATTCCAGGTTTGCAGGCCGCGTTGCCTGACGCGCAAGTCAGCCTATGGCAGCCCGGCGCACCGCTGGCCGACTACGCCGTGGTGTGGAAACCCACGCAGCAACTGCTGGATGAACAAACCCGACTCAAGGCCGTTTTCAACACCGGAGCTGGTGTCGATGCGCTGATGCAATTGCGGTTGCCCGCAGGCGTGCCCGTGGTGCGGCTGGACGACGCTGGCATGTCGGTGCAGATGGCGGAGTACGTGTGCCACACGGTGATCCGCCATTTCCGCGAGTTTGACGGTTACGAGGCCGACATGGACAACGGCAAGTGGTCGTTTCGCAAGCCGCGCAGCCGGTTGGACTTTCCTGTGGGCATTTTGGGCTTGGGGGTGCTGGGCGAGCGTGTAGCGCGTGCCGTGGCGCAGTTTGATTTTCCGGTCAACGGTTGGAGCCGCTCGGCCAAGACCTTGCCGGGTGTCAACAGTTTTACCGGAGAGGCCGAGCTGGACGCTTTTCTGGCGGCCAGTCGTGTCGTGGTCTGCCTGTTGCCGCTCACGCCTGACACCGAAAATCTGCTGGATGCCCGGCGCCTGGCGAAGATCCGCGCGGGTGGCTACCTGATCAACGTAGCGCGTGGTGCCCACGTGGTGGACACCGACCTGATCGCCGCCATCGACAGCGGCCATCTGGCGGGCGCCACGCTGGATGTGTTCCGTGTGGAGCCGCTGCCCCAGGGCCACCCTTTCTGGCAACACCCCAAGATCACGCTCACGCCGCATACCTCGGCACGCACCCTGCGCAGCGAAAGCATTGCCCAGATCGCAGGCAAGATTGCCGCACTGGAGCGCGGTGAGCCTGTGGCTGGCAGGGTTGATCCATCCCGGGGATACTGACCCCTGTTTCGTGAAGAGAACACCATGGCTTTACCCAACCGCGTCAAGATCATCGATGTAGGCCCGCGCGACGGCCTGCAGAACGAAAAACAACCGGTGCCCGCCGCCATCAAGGTCGAGCTGGTGCATCGCTTGCAGGCAGCCGGCCTCAAGGACATTGAAGTTACCAGTTTTGTCTCGCCCAAGTGGGTGCCGCAGATGGGGGACAACGCCGAAGTGATGGCGGGCATCCAGCGCCAGTCTGGCGTGCGCTATTCGGTGCTCACGCCGAACATGAAGGGTTTCGAGGCCGCAGTGCTCTCCAAACCCGATGAGATCGTGGTGTTTGGCGCGGCCAGCGAGGCTTTCAGCCAGAAGAACATCAACTGTTCGATTGCCGAGAGCATCGAGCGTTTCCGCCCCGTGGTGCAGGCGGCTGTGGCCCAGGGCATCGCGGTGCGCGGTGCGATTTCGTGCGCGGTGGGTTGCCCGTATGAGGGCGAGATTGCGCCCGAACGTGTGGAGCTGGTGGCACGGCTGATGGCCGACATTGGTGTGCAGCATGTAGGCGTGGCCGACACCATTGGCGTGGGCACGCCCTCCAAGGTACAGCGCGCGCTGGAAGTGACGCTCAAGCACTACGACATCGACCATGTCTCCGGCCACTACCACGACACCTACGGCATGGCACTGGCCAACACGCTGGCCAGCCTGGAGATGGGTATCTGGAACTACGACACCTCGGTGGCGGGACTGGGTGGCTGTCCCTATGCCAAGGGCGCTACGGGCAATGTGGCGACCGAGGACGTGGTCTACATGCTGCACGGCATGGGTATTGAGACCGGTATCGATCTGGACAAGCTCATTGATGCGGGCAAGTTCATCAGTGACTTCCTGGAGCGCAAGCCGCATTCGCGTGCGGCCAATGCGCTGCTGACCAAGAGGGCGGGATGATGAGCGACGCTGGGCCGCCCCAAGGCGCGAAGGCCCCCCTGGGGGGCCGCGCAGCACACGCAGTGGCAAGCGTAGGGGTCATGTTGTGATGTGTGGAGCGGAATTGCACAGCTTGCCGGATGGCGTGCGTCGCGTTGCGGACTTTTTGCAGCAGCGCAACCACCCCCATGGCCCGCAAATGCTGGACGATGCGGCGCGTACTGCGCAGCAGGCGGCCGACGCGTTGGGTGTGGCACTGGGGCAGATTGCCAAGAGCATCATCTTTCGCCGGCTGGCCGATGACTGCGCGGTGCTGGTTATCACCTCCGGGGACCGCCGGGTGGACCAGAAGAAAGTGGAGGCTCTGGTGGGCCCGCTGGGGCGTGCCGATGCGGCGTTTGTGAAAGACCGCACCGGTTTCTCGATTGGCGGCGTGGCGCCTGTAGCCCATGCACAAGAGTGCGTCACGCTGCTGGATGCCGAGCTGTTCCGTTTTGACACCGTGTGGGCTGCAGCCGGTCATCCGCACGCGGTGTTCCAGCTCACGCCGGCAGAGCTCAGCGCGCTGGTGGGTGTGTCGGGGACCGATGTTGTGGAGGCGCTGGCGGTGCCAGCCGCAGGCTAGACCATGGACTTACCAGTCGCATCCGTCTCTCGAGGCGCTATGAAATTGCTAGCTGCTCGCGC belongs to Rhodoferax saidenbachensis and includes:
- a CDS encoding MBL fold metallo-hydrolase produces the protein MTRPLPAGITVFERGWLSSNNILIQGAGHAALIDSGYCTHAEQTLALVGHALQERPLDLLLNTHLHSDHCGGNAALQAAYPMLQTLIPPGHAEQVRVWDASALTYEATGQQCPRFRFDATLQPGTEIDLGGTPWQIHVAPGHDPHSVILFEPASRTLVSADALWERGFGVVFPELDGQDAFDEVAATLDVIERLQPALVIPGHGAPFADAPTAIAFARQRLNGFVQNPAKHLQYAAKVLLKFKLLEQQQMEQDALLAWAQGTPYFATTFAKHFASQPFAEAAGQLVQDLVRSGAATVQGTVVYNA
- a CDS encoding rhodanese-like domain-containing protein — its product is MPVTKSSRALVDEATAQITTYSVAQVLQRLQDPKVQLVDIRDPRELQDGTALNAFPVPRGLLEFWVDPASPYHKPIFADDSKEFILFCALGWRSALATKTLQDMGMTNVAHIEGGYIAWVEQGGPTETLEQQKARRAAKA
- a CDS encoding YchJ family protein; this translates as MKTLALDKPCPCGRVGAKPKALAYSECCGRWIETDTPAPDAESLMRSRYGAFVLEREAYLLSTWHPGNRPGGVEFEPGVKWLGLDVRSHTLRGADHAQVEFVARQKPATGAAVRLHERSRFVRENGRWLYVDGDAL
- a CDS encoding HAD family hydrolase; its protein translation is MKFDAVLFDCDGVLVDSEPITNGVLRDMLQDLGWTLTLQECMDVFVGKAVKDEIAQIEARTGKPLPPEWMAEFRTRRNAALMERAQPIPNVLPAVQQIHAAYGGRIACASGADLPKVLMQMGKTQLLPFFEGFVFSGHDLPRSKPFPDVYLAAAAALGVDAARCAVVEDTVTGIAAGVAAGATVFGYAPQGQRDVLLAAGASQVFADMTELPGLLV
- a CDS encoding carboxyl transferase domain-containing protein, with amino-acid sequence MPVLETKLNARSADFVANATAMRALVADLNAQTSKAALGGGEAARAKHTARGKLLPRDRVQMLLDPGTPFLELSPLAALAMYPDRDGTDSAPCAGVIAGIGRVSGVDCMIVCNDATVKGGTYYPLTVKKHLRAQEVAAQNNLPCIYLVDSGGANLPNQDEVFPDRDHFGRIFFNQANMSAQGIAQIAVVMGSCTAGGAYVPAMSDETIIVKNQGTIFLGGPPLVKAATGEVVTAEDLGGGDVHTRLSGVADHLAQNDLHALALAREAIAHLNRNKPQSLVTQAPVAPKFAADELYGVIPTDTRKPFDVREIIARIVDDSELHEFKPRYGATLVCGFAHIEGMPVGIIANNGILFSESALKGAHFIELCCQRKIPLVFLQNITGFMVGRKYENEGIARNGAKMVTAVATAQVPKFTIIIGGSFGAGNYGMCGRAYSPRFLWMWPNARISVMGGEQAASVLATVKRDGIEGKGGAWSADEEEAFKAPIRQQYEVQGHPYFATARLWDDGIIDPADTRRVLALGLSASLNAPIPETKFGVFRM
- a CDS encoding DinB family protein; amino-acid sequence: MDARAHFLTLARYNGWATRRLLVALEPVSDAQYRADAGLFFKSIHGTLNHLLVAEHQLWFRRFAEGLSPTVALNAEVEPDRTRLAAALQDGALRWEALIATWQDTVWDGALNYTNMRGQPQSLPFAATLAHVFNHATHHRGQITAALTALGHASPELDMVYLLQGQVP
- a CDS encoding dienelactone hydrolase family protein; its protein translation is MKRIRASLCGLAVLCALSAVAQTEATPATAEIVMAQDLREEIQHLPVTVKDLYGRQETRQIPVTIFRPQGNGPFPLVIMNHGRAVSEKRAQQGRQRYENLARYLVDKGFVVFVPTRVGYGETYGDFDPESSGNCNALRLEPMTLAASDQVLATLAWAQTLPYVDARRWLVMGQSVGGLTTVATVTRNPPGLVGAINFAGGTGGDPDKHTGQPCSPQATERLWLDKASGAKVPMLWLYWANDKYWGEATPKRWHNAWVSGGGAAEFHTLPAAGTDGHSGLLIDMDTWVPLVEQYLRKVGFATSGVIVRPLATAYARVDEADKVPVNKATQDGLYRKFLEAKTPRAFAVGKKGSSGYATGDWAIGRAIGFCQARRGDSCKLYAVDDQVVWTKD
- a CDS encoding acetyl-CoA carboxylase biotin carboxylase subunit; the protein is MFTKILIANRGEIACRVAATARRLAIKTVAVYSDADASAKHVAACDESVHIGGSAPKDSYLRWEKIIDAAKATGAQAIHPGYGFLSENEEFAQACAKAGLVFIGPPASAILAMGLKAESKQLMEKAGVPLVPGYHAADQDAALLQREADRIGYPVLIKASAGGGGKGMRAVDKAEDFAAALASCKREAINSFGDDAVLIEKYVQRPRHIEIQVFGDTHGNYVYLFERDCSVQRRHQKVLEEAPAPGMTEAFRQQMGEAAVAAARAVNYVGAGTVEFIVEQKPDGSMTFFFMEMNTRLQVEHPVTEAITRQDLVEWQLRVASGEKLPLQQSELKIQGHAIEARICAENPDNNFLPATGTLHVYGLPEHVTFERAPHAARVDSGVRQGDTISPFYDSMVAKLIVHGATREEALARMDAALAQTHIVGLATNVQFLRHVVTSPSFAQANLDTALIPREAAVLFQQERVGLALAAAADVARTLLDERATEGADPFSKTDGWRSHGVFARRFAFDFHGETVQSVLSYLHDGALHLTVGPHAGVLQFAAAGDAINVQFADQRTLAAVYRKGEVAHVHTAQGATQIIAIDLLAHAGEAQAEGGRLTAPMPGKVVSFAVKAGDPVKKGQALAVMEAMKMEHTIAAPADGVVAELLFAPGEQVTEGAELLRLDTATQ
- a CDS encoding 2-hydroxyacid dehydrogenase; protein product: MKIIYFSPDKDGGTWIPGLQAALPDAQVSLWQPGAPLADYAVVWKPTQQLLDEQTRLKAVFNTGAGVDALMQLRLPAGVPVVRLDDAGMSVQMAEYVCHTVIRHFREFDGYEADMDNGKWSFRKPRSRLDFPVGILGLGVLGERVARAVAQFDFPVNGWSRSAKTLPGVNSFTGEAELDAFLAASRVVVCLLPLTPDTENLLDARRLAKIRAGGYLINVARGAHVVDTDLIAAIDSGHLAGATLDVFRVEPLPQGHPFWQHPKITLTPHTSARTLRSESIAQIAGKIAALERGEPVAGRVDPSRGY
- a CDS encoding hydroxymethylglutaryl-CoA lyase, with protein sequence MALPNRVKIIDVGPRDGLQNEKQPVPAAIKVELVHRLQAAGLKDIEVTSFVSPKWVPQMGDNAEVMAGIQRQSGVRYSVLTPNMKGFEAAVLSKPDEIVVFGAASEAFSQKNINCSIAESIERFRPVVQAAVAQGIAVRGAISCAVGCPYEGEIAPERVELVARLMADIGVQHVGVADTIGVGTPSKVQRALEVTLKHYDIDHVSGHYHDTYGMALANTLASLEMGIWNYDTSVAGLGGCPYAKGATGNVATEDVVYMLHGMGIETGIDLDKLIDAGKFISDFLERKPHSRAANALLTKRAG
- a CDS encoding YbaK/EbsC family protein; protein product: MCGAELHSLPDGVRRVADFLQQRNHPHGPQMLDDAARTAQQAADALGVALGQIAKSIIFRRLADDCAVLVITSGDRRVDQKKVEALVGPLGRADAAFVKDRTGFSIGGVAPVAHAQECVTLLDAELFRFDTVWAAAGHPHAVFQLTPAELSALVGVSGTDVVEALAVPAAG